Proteins found in one Melioribacteraceae bacterium 4301-Me genomic segment:
- a CDS encoding PEP/pyruvate-binding domain-containing protein: MWLGDGSFGGKASGLGFIKKILHENEMLIKSPQVQISIPKMVVLRSSIFDNFMQRNNLYDIAFSDASDINIINSFQQAELPVEILGDLWSLISSVTIPLAVRSSSILEDALYEPFAGVYATKMVSNVQPSAEVRFQKLIEAIKFVYASLYFHESKDYFNSTKNKIEEEKMAIIIQEVVGEKYNKRFYPNISGVVKSYNYYAFGKLKPEDGIVNLALGLGKTIVDGGIVWSYSPAHPKSAMPFANPEDMLKNTQLKFWSVNMSPFINYDPTKETEFLIECDLKDADYDGTLNHIASTYDVNSGRIVIGTSTEGPRIINFAPLLTFNEYNFNELMKTVLKICEDAADCPVEIEFAINFYKDKIYFGFLQLREMSIPTEVVEIDEKELNDENVLLACDKALGNGVVDDIKDVVYVVPKNFDKSKTKQIAIEIEQINRELVREKIPYLLIGFGRWGSSDPWLGIPVQWAQISGAKVIVESTLFEMNVDLSQGSHFFHNMTSFNVKYFSVNFEGKYKIDWEWLYRQNVVQKTENVVHVRLNQSLKIKVDGRKGIGVIKKW; the protein is encoded by the coding sequence ATGTGGTTAGGTGATGGAAGCTTTGGTGGTAAGGCTTCGGGGTTGGGCTTTATTAAAAAAATATTGCATGAAAATGAAATGCTGATTAAATCACCGCAAGTTCAAATTTCTATTCCCAAAATGGTTGTCCTGCGCTCAAGTATTTTTGATAATTTTATGCAACGCAATAATCTTTACGATATTGCTTTTTCAGATGCATCGGACATAAACATAATTAACAGTTTTCAGCAAGCTGAACTGCCGGTAGAAATTTTAGGTGATTTATGGTCCCTAATCTCATCAGTGACAATTCCATTAGCTGTCAGGTCGTCAAGTATATTAGAAGATGCATTATATGAACCATTTGCCGGTGTATATGCGACAAAAATGGTTTCTAATGTTCAGCCTTCAGCAGAAGTTCGATTCCAAAAATTGATAGAGGCAATAAAATTTGTTTATGCGAGCTTGTACTTTCATGAAAGTAAGGACTACTTTAATTCTACCAAAAATAAAATTGAAGAAGAAAAAATGGCAATTATTATTCAAGAAGTGGTAGGAGAAAAGTATAACAAAAGATTTTATCCTAATATATCGGGCGTTGTTAAGTCATATAATTATTACGCATTTGGTAAGCTTAAACCTGAAGATGGGATAGTCAATTTAGCATTAGGACTAGGCAAAACTATCGTTGATGGGGGCATTGTTTGGAGCTATTCGCCTGCTCATCCAAAATCTGCAATGCCTTTTGCCAACCCCGAAGATATGCTAAAGAATACTCAACTTAAGTTTTGGTCTGTTAATATGTCACCATTTATAAATTATGACCCTACTAAAGAAACAGAATTTTTAATTGAATGCGATTTAAAAGATGCAGATTATGATGGAACATTGAACCACATTGCTTCGACGTATGACGTAAATTCTGGCAGAATTGTTATTGGCACTTCAACAGAAGGCCCACGTATAATCAATTTTGCGCCTTTACTTACGTTTAATGAATATAACTTTAACGAATTAATGAAAACTGTCTTAAAAATTTGCGAAGATGCTGCTGATTGCCCTGTTGAAATTGAATTTGCAATTAATTTTTATAAGGATAAAATTTACTTTGGCTTTCTTCAATTGAGAGAAATGTCGATTCCTACTGAAGTTGTAGAAATTGATGAAAAAGAATTAAATGACGAAAATGTTTTGCTTGCATGCGATAAAGCATTAGGAAATGGTGTAGTCGATGACATAAAAGATGTTGTTTATGTTGTCCCTAAAAATTTTGATAAGAGTAAAACAAAACAAATTGCGATTGAAATAGAACAAATTAATAGAGAATTAGTCCGAGAAAAAATACCATATCTGTTAATTGGTTTTGGGCGATGGGGTAGTTCTGACCCTTGGCTAGGAATTCCAGTACAATGGGCACAAATTTCCGGAGCAAAGGTCATTGTAGAATCAACTTTATTTGAAATGAATGTGGACTTAAGTCAAGGTTCGCATTTCTTTCATAATATGACTAGCTTTAATGTAAAATATTTTTCAGTTAATTTTGAGGGTAAATATAAAATTGATTGGGAATGGCTTTATCGTCAAAATGTTGTACAAAAAACTGAAAATGTTGTTCATGTGAGATTGAATCAGTCATTAAAAATAAAAGTAGATGGTAGAAAAGGAATTGGGGTGATTAAAAAATGGTAA
- a CDS encoding PEP/pyruvate-binding domain-containing protein, which produces MVSENKPIDNLVIELQERAKELNCLYTIEDSLNRSDISLRQAFHTVINAIPPGWQFPHLCRAKLVYGGIVYQTSDFEETKWFIESPIIVQEKTVGYIKVFYIENAPPADYGPFLKEEKKLLDTIAERLGHFILHQKLKNVFAELKAARESFTENTKGEWRIILDMIRKTDPNLFMSLLRKILHLLCWKGVEEAEMLMKHASIKGKKFEEINIEDENKPSKVPKITNYDEYVDSILRLADENFTDEIILARIQKWIQEDKSSLLVKVVENQDTSLTDIADAIRKYYHLAPEKFELPPSTIKGLRVSLLRRFFTDQLEFIRVAKDYVKLTDFYRLIDKMIFPQASHGKLGGKSAGLFLAYHLLQKESDNNPIFKEIKVPNTWYLTSDCVLYFLQYNNLEEVYEQKYKEIEEVRIEYPHLVQLFKNSEFPADIVKGLSVALDDLGDKPLIVRSSSLLEDQLGATFSGKYKSLFLANQGTKQQRLIALMDAIAEVYASTFSPDPIEYRAEKGLLDFHEEMGIMIQEVVGTKVGHYFLPAFAGVAFSNNEFRWSPRIRREDGLIRIVPGLGTRAVDRLSDDYPILAAPAVPSLRVNVTPDEMVRYSPKKIDVINLKTNEFESISLTDLLKQYGNEFPMLQKIFSVYDGNMVRPATQFDLNDDKYDFIATFDELFSRTDFLKKVDVILKTLQAKIGAPVDIEFAHNGKDFYLLQCRPQSFSSEISADYIPKDVPSERIIFTARKYVSNGKVPEITHIVYVDPIQYSQLGDRNKMLQVGRAVGKLNKLLPKRRFVLMGPGRWGSRGDIKLGVSVTYSEINNTAMLIEIARKKGNYLPDLSFGTHFFQDLVESRIRYLPLYPDDPGIIFNEEFLTNSKNILREILPEYSYLEETIKVLDISALTDGLILKILLNAELGEAIGYLTSPSAENELERTSKEIVQHQEADHWRWRMKMAEKIASELDAEKFGVKGIYVFGSTKNAVAGPGSDIDLLVHIENDKMRIEELNLWFEGWSLCLSEMNYQRTGYKSQGLLDVHYITDEDIANKNSYAMKIGAVTDAARPLKTKQKKNL; this is translated from the coding sequence ATGGTAAGTGAAAATAAACCGATTGATAATTTAGTGATAGAGCTTCAAGAGAGAGCAAAAGAATTAAATTGTCTTTATACTATTGAAGATAGTTTAAATAGATCAGATATTTCTCTGCGGCAAGCGTTCCATACTGTGATTAATGCAATTCCACCTGGTTGGCAGTTCCCACATCTTTGCAGAGCTAAACTTGTTTATGGGGGAATAGTTTATCAAACAAGTGACTTTGAAGAGACCAAATGGTTCATTGAATCTCCTATTATTGTTCAGGAAAAAACCGTTGGCTACATTAAAGTGTTTTACATCGAAAATGCACCGCCAGCGGATTATGGGCCATTCCTAAAAGAAGAAAAAAAACTACTTGACACTATTGCTGAAAGATTGGGTCATTTTATACTTCATCAGAAATTAAAAAATGTTTTTGCTGAGCTCAAGGCTGCAAGAGAAAGTTTTACAGAAAATACTAAGGGTGAATGGCGCATAATTCTTGATATGATTAGGAAAACTGATCCAAATTTATTTATGAGCCTTTTACGGAAAATTCTTCACTTGCTATGCTGGAAAGGTGTTGAAGAAGCTGAAATGCTGATGAAACACGCAAGTATTAAAGGGAAAAAATTTGAGGAGATAAATATAGAAGACGAAAATAAACCAAGTAAAGTGCCTAAAATTACTAATTATGATGAGTATGTAGACTCAATTTTAAGATTGGCCGACGAAAATTTTACCGATGAAATTATTTTAGCACGAATCCAAAAATGGATACAAGAAGATAAATCTAGTTTGTTAGTTAAAGTTGTTGAAAACCAAGATACCTCTTTAACAGATATTGCCGATGCAATTAGAAAATATTACCATTTAGCACCTGAGAAATTTGAACTTCCCCCTTCTACAATTAAAGGATTAAGAGTATCTTTATTAAGAAGATTCTTTACTGACCAGCTCGAGTTTATACGCGTTGCAAAAGATTATGTGAAATTAACAGACTTTTATCGTTTAATAGATAAAATGATTTTCCCTCAAGCTAGTCACGGTAAACTTGGCGGGAAAAGTGCCGGCTTGTTTCTTGCTTACCATTTATTACAAAAAGAAAGCGATAATAATCCTATCTTTAAAGAAATTAAAGTTCCTAATACCTGGTATTTAACATCCGATTGTGTTTTGTATTTTCTGCAATACAACAACTTAGAAGAAGTATATGAACAAAAGTATAAAGAAATTGAAGAAGTAAGAATCGAATACCCTCATTTGGTTCAATTGTTTAAGAATTCTGAATTCCCGGCAGATATTGTTAAAGGCTTGTCAGTAGCGCTTGATGATTTAGGTGATAAACCACTGATTGTTAGAAGTTCTAGTTTATTGGAAGACCAGCTTGGTGCTACATTCTCCGGCAAGTATAAAAGCTTGTTCCTTGCAAATCAAGGTACGAAACAGCAGAGATTAATAGCTTTAATGGATGCAATTGCAGAAGTATATGCCTCCACATTTAGTCCAGACCCAATTGAATACAGGGCAGAAAAAGGTTTGCTGGATTTCCATGAAGAAATGGGAATTATGATACAAGAAGTTGTAGGCACAAAAGTTGGTCATTACTTTCTACCTGCCTTCGCTGGTGTGGCTTTTAGTAATAATGAATTTAGATGGTCACCAAGAATAAGAAGAGAAGATGGTTTAATAAGAATTGTACCTGGCTTAGGTACTAGAGCAGTCGATAGACTAAGCGACGATTACCCAATCTTAGCAGCACCAGCAGTGCCGTCATTAAGAGTTAATGTTACTCCAGATGAAATGGTGAGATATTCCCCCAAAAAAATTGATGTCATTAATTTGAAAACTAATGAGTTTGAATCAATTAGTTTGACTGACCTGTTAAAACAGTACGGAAACGAGTTCCCCATGCTGCAAAAAATATTTTCTGTTTACGATGGTAATATGGTGCGACCAGCAACTCAGTTTGATTTAAATGATGACAAATATGATTTTATTGCTACTTTTGACGAATTATTTTCGAGGACTGATTTTCTTAAAAAAGTTGATGTAATCCTTAAAACACTACAAGCAAAAATTGGAGCTCCGGTAGATATTGAATTTGCTCATAATGGTAAAGATTTTTATTTGTTGCAGTGTAGACCTCAAAGTTTTTCCAGCGAAATAAGTGCAGACTATATCCCTAAAGATGTCCCTTCAGAACGAATAATTTTTACGGCAAGAAAGTATGTATCAAATGGTAAAGTGCCTGAAATAACCCACATTGTTTACGTTGACCCAATTCAATACTCTCAATTGGGCGATAGGAATAAAATGCTGCAAGTAGGAAGAGCAGTGGGCAAATTAAATAAACTACTCCCTAAAAGAAGATTTGTGTTAATGGGACCAGGCAGGTGGGGTAGCAGAGGAGATATAAAACTTGGCGTTAGTGTTACTTACTCTGAAATAAATAATACTGCTATGCTAATTGAGATTGCAAGAAAAAAAGGTAACTATTTACCTGATCTTTCGTTTGGGACACATTTTTTCCAAGATTTAGTAGAATCACGCATAAGATATTTGCCACTTTATCCAGATGACCCGGGGATAATTTTTAACGAGGAATTTTTAACAAATTCTAAAAACATTCTGCGGGAAATATTGCCAGAATATTCTTATTTGGAAGAGACAATAAAAGTGCTGGATATTAGTGCTTTAACAGATGGATTAATTTTAAAAATTTTATTAAATGCCGAACTGGGTGAAGCAATAGGATATTTAACTTCTCCTTCGGCAGAAAATGAATTGGAAAGAACTTCAAAAGAAATAGTCCAACATCAAGAAGCAGACCATTGGCGATGGCGTATGAAAATGGCTGAAAAAATTGCATCTGAATTGGATGCTGAAAAGTTTGGCGTTAAGGGGATATACGTATTTGGTAGTACGAAAAATGCAGTTGCTGGTCCCGGAAGTGATATAGATTTACTTGTTCATATAGAAAATGATAAAATGAGAATTGAAGAACTTAATTTATGGTTTGAAGGATGGAGTTTATGTTTGAGCGAAATGAATTATCAACGTACGGGCTACAAATCTCAGGGACTATTGGATGTTCATTATATTACAGATGAAGACATTGCCAATAAAAACAGCTACGCAATGAAAATTGGTGCGGTAACCGATGCTGCACGTCCACTTAAAACAAAACAAAAGAAAAATTTATAA
- a CDS encoding metallophosphoesterase, translated as MINCFFVSDLHGNTERYEKLFNEIKNENPELVFLGGDLFPSGKFHFTSSKNLPKEFINNFLITRLLKLKSELKEKYPKLFVILGNDDAKAEEQQIMQAEELGVWEYIHFKVSEYKNYKIFGYSYTVPSPFKLKDWEKYDVSRYVDPGCISPEEGFRTIEISDSEKKLSTIAKDLEILTDNHNLESSIFLMHSPPYRTNLDRAALDGKMVDYAPLDVHIGSVAIKKFIIKKQPLLTMHGHVHESARITGSWKDKIGRTYCFSAAHDGKELALIKFDLEKLSTAERILL; from the coding sequence ATGATAAACTGTTTTTTTGTCTCTGATTTACACGGTAATACAGAACGTTACGAAAAATTATTTAACGAAATAAAAAATGAAAATCCTGAGTTAGTTTTTTTAGGCGGCGATTTATTCCCTTCCGGGAAATTTCACTTTACTTCATCAAAAAATTTACCCAAAGAATTTATTAATAATTTCCTGATAACTCGCTTATTAAAACTAAAAAGTGAACTAAAAGAAAAATATCCAAAATTATTTGTAATTCTAGGCAATGACGATGCAAAAGCAGAAGAACAACAAATTATGCAAGCAGAAGAACTTGGAGTTTGGGAATATATACATTTTAAGGTGAGTGAATATAAAAATTATAAAATATTTGGATATTCTTACACTGTTCCATCACCTTTCAAATTAAAGGACTGGGAGAAATATGATGTTTCAAGGTATGTTGACCCTGGCTGTATTTCTCCTGAAGAAGGCTTTCGCACAATTGAAATATCTGACAGCGAAAAAAAGCTTTCAACAATTGCTAAGGATTTAGAAATTCTTACAGATAATCATAATTTGGAAAGTTCTATATTTCTAATGCACTCTCCTCCTTACAGAACAAATCTCGACCGTGCTGCATTAGATGGTAAAATGGTAGACTATGCCCCGCTTGATGTACATATAGGTAGTGTAGCAATAAAAAAATTTATCATAAAAAAACAGCCTTTGCTAACAATGCATGGGCATGTTCACGAATCGGCAAGAATTACAGGGAGCTGGAAAGATAAAATTGGCCGAACTTACTGTTTTTCAGCTGCGCATGATGGCAAAGAATTAGCACTCATCAAATTTGACCTTGAAAAATTAAGTACAGCAGAAAGGATTTTATTATAA
- the hisH gene encoding imidazole glycerol phosphate synthase subunit HisH yields the protein MIAIIDYGDGTCKLVSDILSKYKIENKITNTESEIAKADKIIFSGIGPAIFAAKKLHLLNLFSMFRIIKKPFLGIGLGMQLLCEKSKEGDVVGLGIIPVTAEKFDGSKVKVPQSGKNKVKQIKECKLFKGIKDNELFEYTNSYYVPINEYTVATSVYDVEFSAAVQKENYYGVQFHPELNGEVGQKLLMNFINL from the coding sequence ATGATAGCTATAATAGATTACGGTGATGGGACCTGTAAATTAGTTTCAGATATACTTTCAAAGTATAAAATAGAAAATAAGATTACGAATACTGAGTCAGAAATAGCAAAGGCTGATAAAATAATCTTTTCTGGGATTGGTCCGGCTATTTTTGCTGCAAAAAAACTACATCTTCTAAATCTTTTTTCAATGTTTAGAATAATAAAAAAACCTTTTTTGGGTATAGGATTGGGGATGCAACTTCTTTGTGAAAAATCCAAAGAAGGAGATGTTGTTGGACTTGGAATAATTCCAGTTACTGCCGAAAAGTTTGATGGTAGTAAAGTAAAAGTTCCACAATCGGGCAAAAATAAAGTAAAGCAGATTAAAGAATGTAAGCTATTTAAGGGAATTAAAGATAATGAGTTATTCGAGTACACAAATTCTTATTATGTCCCCATAAATGAATATACAGTTGCAACGTCAGTATATGATGTAGAATTTTCCGCTGCAGTTCAAAAAGAGAATTACTATGGGGTGCAATTTCATCCCGAATTAAATGGTGAAGTTGGTCAAAAGCTTCTAATGAATTTCATTAATTTATAG